In the genome of Cryptomeria japonica chromosome 8, Sugi_1.0, whole genome shotgun sequence, one region contains:
- the LOC131029842 gene encoding uncharacterized protein LOC131029842, giving the protein MRKKQDTKTEKIAMQNSMFFLTQRQQSKGLVDSHFQDLILVVLVEMQRLGYLQGGSIVPVGPCIQHTGEAKLTDTLILLVALDEQGKAEGIIFEDNGDGYEYQQGQFLLTYYEAELSSSTVSVIVSRTEGLWKRPKRKLHVQLLLGEGAKIEAWGQDGEKIKFEVLPTVEVENLVAESQKQHSIKIAQAIRPPDEKEHHAEKGTELSRTPVDLESGEWRLKVIPWIGGRMISMTHIPSDTQWLHSRLEKNGYEEYSGVEYHSAVCSEAYTVIKRDLQQAEEEESLTLEGDIGGGLVLQREICVPKSRPKVVRIESTIIARNQGIERRGFKHIFLCLSISSTFFEISRLNLKRHEMIQKKRIFLLESVKDSEPVSRVKGQRKRAQQQGDQASNAPENTQKHKKISMAAP; this is encoded by the coding sequence ACCAAAACTGAAAAGATTGCAATGCAGAATTCAATGTTTTTCTTGACCCAAAGGCAGCAAAGCAAGGGCTTAGTGGACAGCCATTTTCAAGACCTGATATTGGTGGTTTTGGTGGAAATGCAACGCCTAGGCTATTTGCAAGGTGGATCTATTGTTCCAGTAGGTCCCTGCATTCAACATACAGGTGAAGCAAAGCTCACTGACACTCTAATACTCCTTGTGGCTCTAGACGAGCAAGGAAAAGCAGAAGGAATAATTTTTGAAGATAATGGTGATGGATATGAATACCAGCAAGGACAATTCCTTTTGACATATTATGAAGCAGAGTTATCTTCCTCTACAGTTTCTGTAATAGTTTCTAGAACTGAAGGATTATGGAAGAGGCCAAAACGTAAATTGCATGTGCAATTGCTGCTTGGTGAGGGAGCCAAGATTGAGGCATGGGGCCAAGATggagaaaagataaaatttgaggtTCTTCCTACAGTTGAGGTTGAGAACCTTGTAGCTGAAAGTCAGAAACAGCACAGCATAAAGATTGCCCAAGCAATTCGCCCTCCAGATGAAAAAGAGCACCATGCAGAAAAGGGAACTGAACTCTCTAGGACCCCTGTTGACCTTGAGAGTGGTGAGTGGCGTCTCAAAGTAATTCCTTGGATTGGGGGTCGCATGATCTCAATGACCCATATTCCATCTGACACCCAATGGTTACACAGTAGGTTGGAAAAAAATGGATATGAGGAATACAGTGGTGTTGAGTATCATTCTGCTGTTTGTTCTGAGGCATACACTGTTATCAAGCGAGATCTTCAGCAAGCAGAAGAAGAAGAGTCCTTGACCTTAGAAGGTGATATTGGAGGTGGTTTAGTCTTACAGCGCGAAATTTGTGTTCCAAAGTCTCGTCCAAAAGTTGTTCGGATTGAGTCAACCATTATTGCAAGGAATCAAGGGATAGAAAGGAGGGGTTTCAAACATATATTTTTATGTTTATCTATTTCTTCAACGTTTTTCGAAATATCCAGGTTAAATTTGAAACGCCATGAAATGATTCAGAAAAAACGAATTTTCCTTCTAGAATCAGTAAAAGATAGCGAACCTGTAAGCAGAGTGAAAGGCCAAAGAAAGCGCGCCCAGCAGCAGGGAGATCAAGCTTCGAACGCCCCAGAAAATACTCAGAAACACAAGAAAATTTCCATGGCGGCTCCCTAA